In Humulus lupulus chromosome 7, drHumLupu1.1, whole genome shotgun sequence, the following are encoded in one genomic region:
- the LOC133789797 gene encoding embryo-specific protein ATS3A-like, whose protein sequence is MEMNIRRSFTIFFNSLGVLLLASLLATGEKVITPQNKINCTYAVTVETTCIKGAETRSPISVRFGDTNKNDVLIKHLNSKHVRKVDPLEPEVLDDVPRRPFQACMVDQFHVEGQCVDSPICYLYLKLSGNDDWRPGYVQVRTLELGYNNLNSDFFYFRRYLPRKVWHGIDLCDKDNVTPFGIKPRRKIFVNKSSTN, encoded by the exons ATGGAGATGAACATAAGAAGATCGTTCACCATTTTCTTCAATTCTTTGGGTGTGCTTTTGCTTGCTTCATTACTAGCGACAGGTGAAAAAGTTATCACCCCTCAAAACAAG ATAAACTGCACGTACGCGGTTACCGTTGAAACGACATGTATCAAAGGAGCTGAAACGAGAAGCCCCATCAGCGTAAGATTCGGCGACACGAATAAGAATGACGTTTTGATTAAGCATCTGAACTCCAAACACGTAAGAAAGGTTGACCCTTTGGAGCCTGAGGTCCTTGACGATGTGCCTCGAAGACCATTTCAGGCCTGCATGGTTGACCAGTTCCACGTGGAGGGTCAATGCGTTGACTCCCCCATATgctatttgtatctcaaattgTCTGGCAATGATGATTGGAGACCTGGCTATGTACAAGTTAGGACATTGGAATTAGGGTACAATAATCTCAATTCCGATTTCTTCTACTTTCGTAGGTACTTACCCAGAAAGGTTTGGCATGGAATTGATTTATGTGATAAAGATAATGTCACTCCTTTTGGGATTAAGCCTAGAAGGAAAATATTTGTAAACAAAAGTAGCACTAATTAA